One Bradyrhizobium zhanjiangense DNA segment encodes these proteins:
- a CDS encoding isovaleryl-CoA dehydrogenase, which yields MPKYGGIALNIPSIDFDLGEDIGMLRDTLRAFVEAEITPRAADIEKANLFPADLWKRFGDLGLLGMTAPEQYGGSNMGYLAHIVAMEEISRGSAAVGLSYGAHSNLCVNQIRRNGNDAQRQRYLPKLISGEYVGALAMSEPGAGSDVVSMKLRADKRGDCYVLNGSKMWITNGGDADVLVVYAKTDPEAGPRGMTAFLIEKGFKGFTHGQHLDKLGMRGSNTYPLFFDECEVPEENVLGKVGEGVKVLMSGLDYERAVLSGGPLGIMAACMDAVVPYMHERKQFGQPIGDFQLMQGKLADMYSTWQATRAYVYAVGRACDRADHARSLRKDAAAAILYSAEKATWMAGEAIQALGGVGYTSEFPVGRLWRDAKLYEIGAGTSEVRRMLIGRELMAETA from the coding sequence ATGCCAAAATACGGAGGAATCGCCTTGAACATCCCGAGCATCGACTTCGATTTGGGCGAAGACATCGGCATGCTGCGCGACACGCTTCGCGCCTTCGTGGAGGCGGAGATCACGCCGCGCGCTGCCGACATCGAGAAGGCCAATCTATTCCCCGCAGACCTGTGGAAGCGCTTCGGCGACCTCGGCCTGCTCGGCATGACCGCGCCGGAGCAATATGGCGGGTCCAACATGGGCTATCTCGCCCATATCGTCGCCATGGAGGAGATTTCGCGCGGCTCGGCTGCCGTGGGGCTCTCCTACGGCGCCCATTCCAACCTCTGCGTCAACCAGATCCGCCGCAACGGCAACGACGCGCAGCGCCAGCGCTATCTGCCGAAGCTGATCTCCGGAGAGTATGTCGGCGCGCTCGCGATGTCCGAGCCCGGCGCCGGTTCCGACGTGGTCTCGATGAAGCTGCGTGCCGACAAGCGCGGCGATTGCTACGTGCTCAACGGCTCGAAGATGTGGATCACCAATGGCGGCGATGCCGACGTGCTCGTCGTCTACGCCAAGACCGATCCGGAGGCCGGTCCGCGCGGCATGACCGCCTTCCTCATCGAGAAAGGCTTCAAGGGGTTTACCCACGGCCAACATCTCGACAAGCTCGGCATGCGGGGCTCCAACACCTATCCCTTGTTCTTCGACGAATGCGAGGTGCCGGAGGAGAACGTGCTCGGCAAGGTGGGCGAGGGCGTCAAGGTGCTGATGTCCGGCCTCGACTATGAGCGCGCGGTGCTCTCGGGCGGCCCGCTCGGCATCATGGCGGCCTGCATGGACGCGGTGGTGCCGTACATGCACGAGCGCAAGCAGTTCGGCCAGCCGATCGGCGATTTCCAGCTGATGCAGGGCAAGCTCGCCGACATGTATTCGACCTGGCAGGCCACGCGCGCCTATGTCTACGCCGTGGGGCGCGCCTGCGACCGCGCCGACCACGCGCGCAGCTTGCGCAAGGATGCGGCTGCCGCGATTCTCTATTCCGCGGAGAAGGCGACGTGGATGGCGGGCGAGGCGATCCAGGCGCTCGGCGGGGTCGGCTACACCAGCGAATTCCCGGTCGGACGTCTGTGGCGCGACGCCAAACTCTACGAGATCGGCGCCGGCACCTCGGAGGTTCGCCGCATGCTGATCGGCCGCGAGCTGATGGCCGAGACGGCTTAA